A portion of the Stigmatella aurantiaca DW4/3-1 genome contains these proteins:
- a CDS encoding putative toxin-antitoxin system toxin component, PIN family, whose protein sequence is MSPSSPTPQSLSLILDTNVVLDMLIFDDPLTRALSEALSADQLTAWADRDTLGELERVLTFRDFPRAGVNRHEVFERYRARVRLAPEPTGPVPEVPRCRDRSDQKFLELAARTGAHWLVSKDRQVLCMADRRGLPFDILSPRQASQRLARP, encoded by the coding sequence CGCTGTCCCTGATCCTCGATACCAACGTCGTCCTGGACATGCTGATCTTTGATGATCCTCTCACGCGAGCCCTGAGTGAAGCCCTGTCGGCGGACCAACTCACCGCCTGGGCGGATCGGGACACTCTGGGGGAGCTGGAGCGGGTGCTTACCTTTCGCGACTTCCCCCGCGCCGGGGTGAACCGTCACGAGGTCTTCGAACGCTACCGGGCGCGGGTGCGCCTGGCGCCGGAGCCCACCGGGCCCGTGCCCGAGGTGCCGCGCTGCCGGGACCGGAGCGATCAGAAGTTCCTGGAGCTGGCGGCCCGCACGGGGGCGCACTGGCTGGTGAGCAAGGACCGGCAGGTGCTCTGCATGGCCGATCGCCGGGGCCTGCCGTTCGACATCCTCAGCCCCCGGCAGGCCTCGCAGCGGCTCGCGCGCCCCTGA
- a CDS encoding FG-GAP-like repeat-containing protein, whose protein sequence is MPTRLSLALLLLSLAAACIDGHPPINVGELKPVPDAARSTVEVVPATGIPADGVSTARVLITVRDRSGKVLQGQTVAFTATGSDNLLVLPPATDALGVAEGSLASTRAETKVLTVTAGTGSEQVTLAQRPEVTFVPGNAGLSFLTQPPASSAAGALLSPPVQVRVEDSSGNPPLEPVEVTLVLEPVSSGAVLDGTAVQQTGGGTAAFSNLEVRKAGTGYRLRANAPGYAPALSEPFDIVAGTVDPSKTTVVVEPSKTLVVADGEDFTSITLTARDTFGNPVAGQTIGFSVTGTLNVLSPTGGVTGADGTFTTELRSTKAEQKTVEAVLAGTVLPPHPAVTFIPGPPARLVFLTEPPATTAVGLPLTPAVQVQVFDAHGNAVQTSGQEVTLTLVAANGATLLGTPVRTTATGVATFNDLSIQQPGVGYQLNANAGSLPQAQSEPFDIVTSVPSIEKTTVEVSKSPVVADGGDFTVITVTVRDAFGNPLGGQPVGVAVTGTQNTLSSEEGTTGANGRFVAKLSSTKAELKAVTAKLGAMVLPPRPEALFIPGPPAQLVFATQPPDTTPVGQPLTPAVRVQVFDAHGNPVPSDTLAVTLTLVASNGATLQGTPVRTTAAGVATFNDLSIQQPGLGYLLSASAGSLPVVQSEPFDIVTLAPSLDKTTVEVSKSPVVADDVDSTTLTVTAKDAFGNPVAGQAVGLSVSGTNNTLSSVGGTTGADGRFTATLRSTRAEGKQVQATLNGAEVAQRPQVVFIAGPAQKLVFVTQPPPSVAAGAPLGTEVQVRDAHDNVVTEVSVPVAMGLEVSNGATLQGTTSQVSSGGLASFGDLNLQQVGVGYKLRATSSGLVPAVSEPFTVTAGVPVVITSSLTITPSTPIPADNTTQATLLVKVRDAYGNAVVGAPVSLTVSGLGNTLDTSSGTSNLAGEFIARLKSTHAEVKSVQAQVGSLALDPKDVTFAPGPVFLVSLTAVPTELEADGVAQTFLTATAEDAFGNRIPGLAMEFSASGTQNTFTVPSGTTNGDGQLLSQLSSITSGVKTVSATAEGKVGSVVITFLRPGAQVTNPHLPVNPAEGCVTVQYTVSQPQSARATLLIEYESEGVFKRVTQAASLTGSGLQGVATSPTGITHSFLWNSTADLPYFDAQTRLRFTAQVSGALPSSVILEGVQLRNGLRFEPPGMVPAGPNAQRMARADLEGDGRMDLVVGSATSSELQVLKGNGQGAFAAPTAVSLGAGESAVALLVTDLNHDGKPDALVASSTKKVFALYGLSGSLGTPVLVATLSGVARALAVGDFNRDGWLDWAAATGAGTVETALATGTGYGTPSVSTVGGAPAALAAADFNRDDRLDLVFADPAGDVQVMLGMGTGTFGAPTPLGVGAGTVALAVAELNRDGQLDVVAARGTQGLVSVARGNGDGTFFVLPPVNTGGTPSDVAVADLDGNGHPDVMVAGVGNAVLVLKGRGDGSLSPTPVSAPAGGASAAVVALDADLSGRLDVVAALGSGGISVLLNTRADRCEGLVDAALHLAVSAKPSASITPDLDGDGRPDLVIASETNSTLDVARGLGNGTFTAFTSVPIGTGATNPQGLASGDFNGDGRVDLVTANLNTGNVSLLLDNGAGGYTPSTLSSGSSPRGVAAADIDQDGHLDIVAVNSGASNVRVFYGNGDGTFGESKTHTTGSTPYAVVVVDLNGDGRPDIATANSGASTVTSLRNDGGRVFASLGNIQVRPGPRSLATADFNRDNKPDLIVGNYSDDSVSVLLGQGNGTFSAAINTSANVNNKEFRQPRGVVVGDFNLDGWPDVAVGSNLGPSIAILLGRPLDGTGVYSPFAISGNLAVGTGVGSLTGADLDGDGRQDLVATLSTFNRAAVIRGSGSPVTGVRGFAVLDTTGVANARGAQVADINRDGKLDLLVANGGAVSMSLLLNDGTGNFPALRKHPAASNPYTVAVGDVNRDGKPDMLVANFASGNITIHLGNGTGGVESSSTRTSSSPRSLALVDLDLDGDQDMVVGGNSVSVYLNDGSGTFVNGLSPPAAGVPRASVAADFNQDGKVDVAFASNSTAISVSVLLGNGTGSFAGSVKTVNLGVYCYDVAAGDVDRDGKLDLAAACAPSGTGVNVNVRILKGQGDGNFTLLTTLSLPSDSPIDGLALADLDGDGRLDVAATATTTASMVVWRGNGAGGFGSPVSWATVTGGQSLAVGDFNGDGLMDAFTGGDTQAGVLLSR, encoded by the coding sequence GTGCCCACGCGTCTGTCACTTGCGCTGTTGCTTCTGTCCCTGGCTGCTGCCTGCATCGACGGACACCCTCCGATCAACGTAGGGGAGCTGAAGCCGGTGCCGGATGCGGCGCGCTCCACCGTGGAGGTGGTGCCCGCGACGGGCATCCCCGCGGATGGCGTGAGCACCGCGCGCGTCCTCATCACGGTGCGGGACCGGTCGGGCAAGGTGTTGCAGGGGCAGACGGTGGCCTTCACCGCGACGGGCTCGGACAACCTCCTGGTGCTGCCCCCCGCGACGGATGCGCTGGGCGTGGCCGAAGGTTCTCTGGCCTCCACGCGCGCGGAGACGAAGGTGCTCACCGTCACGGCGGGCACCGGGAGCGAGCAGGTGACGCTCGCGCAGAGGCCCGAGGTGACGTTCGTCCCAGGCAACGCGGGGCTCTCGTTTCTCACCCAGCCGCCCGCCTCGTCGGCCGCGGGGGCGCTGCTCTCGCCGCCGGTGCAGGTGCGGGTGGAGGACAGCAGCGGCAATCCCCCCCTGGAGCCGGTGGAGGTGACGCTGGTGCTGGAGCCCGTCTCGAGCGGCGCCGTGCTGGACGGCACCGCCGTGCAGCAGACCGGCGGGGGCACGGCGGCGTTCTCGAACCTCGAGGTGCGCAAGGCCGGCACGGGGTACCGGCTGCGCGCCAACGCGCCCGGCTATGCCCCGGCGCTGAGCGAGCCCTTCGACATCGTCGCGGGCACCGTGGACCCCTCGAAGACCACCGTGGTGGTCGAGCCGTCGAAGACCCTCGTCGTGGCCGATGGCGAGGACTTCACCTCCATCACCCTCACCGCGCGGGATACGTTCGGCAACCCGGTGGCGGGCCAGACGATTGGCTTTTCCGTCACGGGAACGCTCAACGTGCTCTCGCCCACCGGGGGCGTGACGGGGGCGGACGGCACCTTCACCACGGAGCTGCGCTCCACCAAGGCCGAGCAGAAGACCGTGGAGGCGGTCCTCGCCGGGACGGTGCTGCCACCGCATCCGGCGGTGACGTTCATTCCCGGGCCTCCCGCGCGGCTGGTCTTCCTGACCGAGCCGCCCGCCACGACGGCCGTGGGCCTGCCGTTGACGCCCGCCGTGCAGGTGCAGGTGTTCGATGCCCACGGCAACGCCGTGCAGACCTCGGGGCAGGAGGTGACGCTGACGTTGGTGGCCGCCAACGGCGCGACGCTCCTGGGCACGCCCGTGCGGACGACGGCCACGGGCGTGGCCACCTTCAATGACCTGAGCATTCAACAGCCCGGCGTGGGCTACCAGTTGAATGCCAATGCGGGGAGCCTGCCGCAGGCGCAGAGCGAGCCCTTCGACATCGTCACCTCGGTGCCCTCCATCGAGAAGACGACGGTGGAGGTGAGCAAGAGCCCCGTGGTGGCCGATGGGGGGGACTTCACCGTCATCACCGTCACCGTCCGGGATGCGTTCGGCAACCCCTTGGGCGGCCAGCCGGTGGGCGTCGCCGTCACCGGCACGCAGAACACGCTCTCGTCCGAGGAGGGGACCACCGGCGCGAACGGGCGGTTCGTCGCCAAGCTGAGCTCCACGAAGGCCGAGCTGAAGGCCGTGACGGCCAAGCTGGGCGCGATGGTTCTGCCGCCGCGCCCGGAGGCCCTCTTCATCCCTGGGCCGCCCGCGCAGCTGGTCTTCGCGACGCAGCCGCCGGACACCACGCCGGTGGGCCAGCCGCTGACGCCCGCCGTGAGGGTCCAGGTGTTCGACGCGCACGGCAACCCCGTGCCGTCCGATACGCTCGCGGTGACGCTGACGCTGGTGGCCTCGAACGGCGCCACCCTTCAAGGCACGCCCGTGCGGACGACGGCCGCGGGCGTGGCCACCTTCAATGACCTGAGCATTCAACAGCCCGGCCTGGGCTATCTGCTGAGCGCCAGCGCGGGGAGCCTGCCGGTGGTGCAGAGCGAGCCCTTCGACATCGTTACCCTGGCGCCTTCGCTCGACAAGACGACGGTGGAGGTGAGCAAGAGCCCCGTGGTGGCCGATGACGTGGACTCCACCACGCTCACGGTCACCGCCAAGGATGCGTTCGGAAACCCCGTGGCGGGGCAGGCCGTGGGGCTCAGTGTCTCGGGCACGAACAACACCCTGTCGTCCGTGGGGGGCACCACGGGCGCGGATGGACGGTTCACCGCGACGCTGCGCTCCACCCGGGCCGAGGGCAAGCAAGTCCAGGCCACGTTGAATGGCGCCGAGGTGGCGCAGCGCCCCCAGGTGGTGTTCATCGCCGGTCCGGCCCAGAAGCTGGTGTTCGTCACCCAGCCGCCGCCCAGCGTCGCCGCGGGGGCGCCCCTGGGCACCGAGGTGCAGGTGCGCGATGCCCATGACAACGTGGTGACGGAAGTCTCTGTCCCGGTGGCGATGGGCCTGGAGGTCTCCAACGGGGCCACGCTGCAAGGCACCACGAGCCAGGTCTCCTCTGGCGGACTGGCCTCCTTCGGGGACCTGAACCTCCAGCAGGTGGGGGTGGGCTACAAGCTGCGCGCCACCTCGTCGGGCCTGGTGCCGGCGGTGAGTGAGCCGTTCACGGTCACCGCTGGCGTGCCCGTGGTCATCACCTCCTCGCTCACCATCACGCCCAGCACGCCGATCCCGGCGGACAACACCACCCAGGCCACCCTGCTGGTGAAGGTCCGGGATGCCTATGGCAACGCCGTGGTGGGCGCGCCGGTGTCCCTGACCGTCTCCGGCCTGGGCAACACGCTGGACACCTCCAGCGGCACCTCCAACCTGGCGGGCGAGTTCATCGCCCGGCTGAAGTCCACGCATGCCGAGGTGAAGAGCGTGCAGGCCCAGGTGGGCTCGCTGGCGCTGGACCCCAAGGACGTCACCTTTGCCCCGGGCCCTGTCTTCCTGGTGTCGCTGACGGCCGTGCCCACGGAGCTGGAGGCCGATGGCGTGGCGCAGACCTTCCTGACGGCCACCGCCGAGGACGCCTTCGGCAACCGCATTCCGGGCCTGGCCATGGAGTTCTCCGCGAGCGGCACCCAGAACACGTTCACCGTGCCCTCGGGGACCACGAATGGCGACGGCCAGCTCCTGTCCCAGCTCAGTTCGATCACCTCCGGGGTGAAGACGGTGAGCGCCACGGCGGAGGGCAAGGTGGGCTCCGTTGTCATCACCTTCCTGCGGCCTGGCGCGCAGGTGACCAACCCCCACTTGCCCGTGAACCCCGCCGAGGGCTGCGTGACGGTCCAGTACACCGTCTCCCAGCCGCAGTCGGCGCGGGCCACGCTCCTCATCGAGTACGAGTCCGAGGGCGTCTTCAAGCGCGTCACCCAGGCCGCCTCCCTCACGGGTTCGGGGCTCCAGGGCGTCGCCACCTCCCCCACGGGCATCACGCACTCCTTTCTCTGGAACAGCACCGCGGACCTGCCTTACTTCGATGCGCAGACCCGGTTGCGCTTCACCGCGCAGGTCTCGGGCGCGCTGCCCTCGAGCGTCATCCTGGAGGGTGTCCAGCTGCGCAACGGGCTGCGCTTCGAGCCGCCTGGGATGGTGCCCGCGGGGCCCAACGCCCAGCGCATGGCCCGCGCGGACCTGGAGGGCGATGGGCGGATGGACCTGGTGGTGGGCAGCGCCACCTCGAGCGAGCTCCAGGTGCTCAAGGGCAACGGCCAGGGCGCCTTCGCGGCCCCCACCGCCGTCAGCCTGGGGGCGGGCGAGAGCGCCGTGGCCCTGCTCGTGACGGACCTCAACCACGATGGCAAGCCGGACGCGCTGGTGGCCTCCAGCACGAAGAAGGTGTTCGCTCTGTATGGCCTGTCCGGGAGCCTGGGCACCCCGGTCCTCGTGGCCACGCTCTCAGGTGTGGCGCGCGCGCTGGCGGTGGGAGACTTCAACCGGGACGGCTGGCTGGACTGGGCCGCGGCCACCGGCGCGGGCACCGTGGAGACGGCGCTCGCCACGGGCACGGGCTACGGGACCCCTTCGGTGAGCACCGTGGGCGGAGCGCCCGCGGCCCTGGCCGCCGCGGACTTCAACCGCGATGACCGGCTGGACCTGGTGTTCGCGGACCCCGCGGGCGATGTGCAGGTGATGCTGGGCATGGGCACGGGCACCTTCGGGGCCCCCACGCCGCTGGGCGTGGGCGCGGGCACGGTGGCCCTCGCGGTGGCGGAGCTCAACCGGGATGGCCAGCTGGACGTGGTGGCGGCCCGGGGCACTCAGGGGCTGGTGAGCGTGGCGCGGGGCAACGGCGATGGCACCTTCTTCGTCCTGCCGCCCGTGAACACCGGGGGCACGCCCTCGGATGTGGCGGTGGCGGATCTGGACGGCAACGGGCACCCGGACGTGATGGTGGCGGGCGTGGGCAACGCCGTGCTCGTGCTGAAGGGCCGCGGTGATGGCTCCCTGTCCCCCACGCCGGTGAGCGCGCCGGCCGGAGGCGCCAGCGCGGCGGTGGTGGCGCTGGATGCGGACCTCAGCGGCCGGCTCGATGTGGTGGCCGCGCTGGGCAGCGGTGGGATCTCCGTTTTGCTCAACACGCGGGCGGACCGCTGCGAGGGCCTCGTCGACGCCGCCCTCCACCTGGCGGTGTCCGCCAAGCCCTCGGCCTCCATCACGCCGGACCTCGATGGGGACGGCCGGCCGGACCTGGTGATCGCCTCCGAGACGAACTCGACGCTCGACGTCGCGCGGGGGCTCGGCAACGGGACGTTCACCGCCTTCACGAGCGTGCCCATCGGCACGGGCGCCACGAACCCGCAGGGGCTGGCGAGCGGGGACTTCAACGGCGATGGGCGCGTGGACCTGGTGACGGCCAACCTGAACACGGGCAACGTGAGCCTGCTGCTCGACAACGGCGCGGGGGGCTACACCCCCTCCACCCTGTCCTCCGGTTCATCCCCGCGCGGGGTGGCCGCCGCGGACATCGATCAGGACGGCCACCTGGACATCGTCGCCGTCAACTCGGGCGCCAGCAACGTGCGGGTGTTCTACGGCAACGGCGATGGCACCTTCGGAGAGAGCAAGACCCACACCACCGGGAGCACGCCCTATGCGGTGGTGGTGGTGGACCTCAACGGGGATGGGCGGCCAGACATCGCCACCGCCAACAGCGGGGCGAGCACCGTCACCTCGCTGCGCAATGACGGCGGGCGGGTCTTCGCCTCCCTGGGGAACATCCAGGTGCGCCCCGGGCCCCGCTCCCTGGCCACGGCCGACTTCAACCGGGACAACAAGCCGGATCTGATCGTCGGCAACTACAGCGATGACTCGGTCAGCGTGCTGCTGGGGCAGGGCAATGGCACCTTCTCGGCCGCCATCAACACCTCGGCCAACGTGAACAACAAAGAGTTCCGCCAGCCACGTGGCGTGGTGGTGGGGGACTTCAACCTGGATGGCTGGCCCGATGTGGCGGTGGGCAGCAACCTGGGCCCCAGCATCGCCATCCTGCTGGGCAGGCCGCTGGATGGCACGGGCGTCTACAGCCCGTTTGCCATCAGCGGCAACCTCGCCGTGGGCACGGGCGTGGGCAGCCTCACCGGGGCGGACCTGGACGGGGACGGGCGGCAAGACCTCGTGGCCACCCTCAGCACCTTCAACCGCGCCGCGGTGATCCGGGGCTCGGGCTCCCCGGTGACGGGTGTGCGGGGCTTCGCCGTGCTGGACACCACCGGCGTCGCGAATGCGCGCGGCGCCCAGGTGGCCGACATCAACCGGGATGGCAAGCTGGACCTGCTGGTGGCCAACGGCGGAGCCGTCTCCATGAGCCTGTTGCTGAACGATGGCACGGGGAACTTCCCGGCGCTGCGCAAGCACCCGGCGGCCAGCAACCCTTACACGGTGGCGGTGGGGGATGTGAACCGCGATGGCAAGCCCGACATGCTGGTGGCCAACTTCGCCAGCGGCAACATCACCATCCATCTGGGCAATGGCACGGGCGGCGTCGAGAGCTCCTCCACGCGGACCTCCTCCTCGCCGCGCTCCCTGGCGCTCGTGGATCTCGACCTGGACGGCGACCAGGACATGGTCGTGGGGGGCAACTCCGTCAGCGTCTACCTTAACGATGGGAGCGGAACCTTCGTCAACGGTCTCTCCCCGCCGGCCGCGGGCGTCCCCCGGGCCAGCGTCGCCGCGGACTTCAACCAGGACGGCAAGGTGGACGTGGCCTTTGCCAGCAACAGCACCGCCATCAGCGTGAGCGTGCTGCTGGGCAATGGGACGGGCAGCTTCGCCGGGTCCGTGAAGACGGTGAACCTGGGGGTGTACTGCTATGACGTGGCCGCAGGAGACGTGGACCGGGATGGGAAGCTCGACCTGGCGGCGGCGTGCGCCCCCTCGGGGACCGGAGTGAATGTGAACGTGCGCATCCTGAAGGGGCAGGGGGATGGAAACTTCACCCTTTTGACCACCTTGTCCCTGCCCTCCGACAGCCCCATCGACGGCCTCGCCCTCGCCGACCTGGATGGGGATGGACGCCTGGATGTCGCCGCGACCGCCACCACCACCGCCAGCATGGTGGTGTGGCGCGGCAATGGCGCCGGGGGGTTTGGTTCCCCCGTGTCTTGGGCGACCGTAACGGGCGGCCAATCCCTGGCGGTGGGGGACTTCAACGGGGATGGCCTGATGGATGCCTTTACCGGCGGTGATACCCAGGCCGGCGTGTTGCTGAGCCGCTGA
- a CDS encoding thioredoxin family protein has product MKRALTAFALTSALGWAVPALAADTAEVGKPAPDFKLKDEAGKEHSLSQYKGKLVVLEWTNPGCPFVQRHYGANTMETTLKGYDATKVVWLAVDSTSDNTADKSAAWKKTEGFSYPVLLDTDGKVGHAYSAKTTPHMYVIDEKGVLRYAGAIDDDPRGKKDTDVNYVKTALDALTTGKAVPTVTSEPYGCTVKYKS; this is encoded by the coding sequence ATGAAACGTGCCCTCACTGCGTTCGCGCTCACCTCGGCCCTCGGTTGGGCCGTCCCCGCGCTGGCCGCGGACACCGCGGAGGTGGGCAAGCCCGCCCCCGATTTCAAGCTGAAGGACGAGGCTGGCAAGGAGCACTCGCTGTCTCAGTACAAGGGCAAGCTGGTCGTGCTCGAGTGGACCAACCCCGGCTGCCCCTTCGTCCAGCGCCACTACGGCGCCAACACCATGGAGACCACGCTGAAGGGCTATGACGCCACCAAGGTGGTGTGGCTGGCCGTGGACTCCACCTCCGACAACACGGCCGACAAATCCGCTGCCTGGAAGAAGACCGAGGGCTTCAGCTACCCGGTGCTCCTGGACACCGACGGCAAGGTGGGCCACGCCTACAGCGCGAAGACGACGCCGCACATGTACGTCATCGATGAGAAGGGCGTGCTGCGCTACGCGGGCGCCATCGACGATGACCCGCGCGGCAAGAAGGACACCGACGTCAACTACGTGAAGACGGCGCTCGATGCGCTCACCACCGGCAAGGCCGTGCCGACGGTGACGTCCGAGCCGTACGGCTGCACGGTGAAATACAAGAGCTGA
- a CDS encoding protein-disulfide reductase DsbD family protein produces MTRQWRAMWAGVLLWACGAVAWAEVPASAVRSGALDEGEPRLEAALLVDATQVKPGDPFRVGVRFRMDPDWHIYWKNPGDSGLSTEVSWDTPGTTVGALRWPFPSTFRTPDGFITTHGYQKEVVLFAEAQASAQVQGALTLSAAVDALVCAERCIPAEMVLSRSVPVGPETLRDAAATASFDVFQAQVPLEGESAGHTASLTLDAPALQAGQPFTGTLTVAARDGQPPPGVEADFFVPERLAGIARVALTQEAPGRFRLEGKAEPGAAAGQAPRLKGVLRLGTAQAGFRPMELDLAMAPLEAAPPGAVAAAPAPSFAGPGPGGAALPPVAAPAESSLSLGLALLFAFLGGAILNLMPCVFPVLALKAYGFTRLVQEDRRHVGAHALAYTGGIVGTMGVLAAVVLAVRAGGAQVGWGFQFQEPLFVAAVSAVVVAFALNLFGVYQLGADGTALAGKVDASRGLARSAGEGMLAVVLATPCSAPLLGTAVGFAFAAGPLTVVATFVALGLGLALPFCALVMVPGLARRLPKPGAWMEVGKQFLGFALLGTTVWLLWVMGGLAGVDGMARLLAFLVAVALGAWLYGQSQSTEGTWRWVGRGVALVVLLGIGGVALRFEEASGRRASSVTEAQPWEETAVAAALKAGQPVFIDFTADWCLTCKFNERTVLAREDVRAAFAQHQVAFFVADWTRRDARISARLAAHGRAGVPMYLVISPSAPDRPEVLPELLTQELVIQAVERAAGRRTDAT; encoded by the coding sequence ATGACGCGGCAGTGGCGAGCGATGTGGGCCGGGGTGCTCTTGTGGGCGTGCGGCGCGGTGGCGTGGGCAGAGGTGCCTGCCTCGGCCGTCCGCAGCGGTGCGCTGGACGAGGGAGAGCCCCGTCTGGAGGCGGCGCTGCTGGTGGATGCCACCCAGGTGAAGCCCGGAGACCCGTTCCGGGTGGGGGTCCGCTTCCGGATGGACCCGGACTGGCACATCTACTGGAAGAACCCCGGGGACTCGGGCCTGTCCACCGAGGTGTCCTGGGATACGCCGGGCACCACCGTGGGCGCGTTGCGCTGGCCCTTCCCCTCCACCTTCCGCACCCCCGACGGCTTCATCACCACCCACGGCTATCAGAAGGAGGTGGTGCTCTTCGCGGAAGCCCAGGCCTCCGCCCAGGTCCAGGGGGCGCTCACGCTCTCGGCCGCGGTGGATGCGCTGGTGTGTGCCGAGCGCTGCATCCCCGCGGAGATGGTCCTCTCCCGCTCCGTGCCCGTGGGGCCGGAGACGCTGCGGGACGCGGCGGCCACGGCGTCCTTCGATGTCTTCCAGGCCCAGGTTCCCCTCGAAGGCGAGTCCGCGGGCCACACCGCCTCGCTCACCTTGGATGCACCCGCCCTCCAGGCTGGGCAGCCCTTCACGGGCACGCTGACCGTGGCGGCGCGCGATGGCCAGCCTCCGCCCGGCGTGGAGGCCGACTTCTTCGTCCCCGAGCGCCTCGCGGGCATCGCCAGGGTGGCCCTCACCCAGGAGGCCCCGGGCCGGTTCCGGCTGGAGGGCAAGGCCGAGCCGGGCGCGGCGGCCGGGCAGGCCCCTCGCCTCAAGGGGGTGCTGCGGTTGGGCACGGCCCAGGCGGGGTTCCGGCCGATGGAGCTGGATCTGGCGATGGCGCCCCTGGAAGCCGCCCCGCCGGGCGCGGTGGCCGCGGCGCCGGCGCCCTCCTTCGCGGGCCCCGGGCCCGGGGGGGCCGCCCTTCCGCCGGTGGCGGCCCCGGCCGAGTCCTCGCTGTCGCTGGGGCTGGCGCTGCTGTTCGCCTTCCTGGGCGGCGCCATCCTCAACCTCATGCCGTGCGTGTTCCCGGTGCTGGCGCTCAAGGCGTATGGCTTCACGCGCCTCGTGCAGGAGGACCGCAGGCACGTGGGCGCGCACGCCCTGGCCTACACGGGCGGAATCGTGGGGACGATGGGGGTGCTGGCCGCCGTGGTGCTGGCGGTGCGCGCCGGCGGGGCCCAGGTGGGCTGGGGCTTCCAGTTCCAGGAGCCGCTCTTCGTCGCCGCGGTGAGCGCGGTGGTGGTGGCGTTCGCGCTCAACCTGTTCGGGGTCTACCAGTTGGGCGCGGATGGCACGGCGCTGGCGGGCAAGGTGGATGCCTCCCGGGGCCTGGCGCGCAGCGCGGGCGAGGGCATGCTGGCGGTGGTGCTCGCCACGCCGTGCTCGGCGCCGCTCTTGGGCACGGCGGTGGGTTTTGCCTTCGCGGCGGGGCCGCTCACGGTGGTGGCCACCTTCGTGGCGCTGGGGCTTGGGCTGGCGCTGCCCTTCTGCGCGCTGGTGATGGTGCCGGGCCTGGCGCGGCGGCTGCCGAAGCCGGGCGCGTGGATGGAGGTGGGCAAGCAGTTCCTGGGCTTCGCGCTGCTGGGCACCACGGTGTGGCTCCTGTGGGTGATGGGGGGGCTGGCCGGGGTGGATGGCATGGCGCGGCTGCTCGCGTTCCTCGTGGCGGTGGCGCTGGGCGCGTGGCTGTATGGGCAGTCGCAGTCCACCGAGGGCACGTGGCGGTGGGTGGGGCGGGGCGTGGCGCTCGTGGTGCTGTTGGGCATCGGCGGCGTGGCCCTGCGCTTCGAGGAAGCCTCCGGGCGCCGGGCCTCCTCGGTGACGGAGGCGCAGCCCTGGGAGGAGACGGCGGTGGCCGCGGCGCTCAAGGCGGGCCAGCCCGTCTTCATCGACTTCACCGCCGACTGGTGTCTCACCTGCAAGTTCAACGAGCGCACCGTGCTGGCGCGCGAGGATGTGCGCGCCGCGTTCGCCCAGCACCAGGTCGCCTTCTTCGTGGCGGACTGGACGCGCCGGGATGCGCGCATCTCGGCCCGCCTGGCCGCGCATGGCCGGGCCGGTGTGCCCATGTACCTGGTCATCAGCCCCTCGGCGCCGGACCGCCCCGAGGTGTTGCCGGAGCTGCTCACCCAGGAGCTCGTCATTCAGGCCGTGGAGCGTGCGGCCGGCCGCCGCACCGATGCGACGTGA
- a CDS encoding DUF2335 domain-containing protein: MSRNSGRRRLKKNQAEIARSQARSVERSHDEALSGHVLSPERPAASGGFMAMQTSVSITSPLPPPEMVEGYGNIDPSFPARLMEMVEGQAKHRQGLERWAVIGEVINHNVATLCGAAVALFGLYASWQMGIAGKQTAASIVGGTTVVMLTSIFFYGRRQKRVEQPQPPQRSSKQPRQ; the protein is encoded by the coding sequence ATGAGCAGGAACAGCGGAAGGCGTCGTCTCAAGAAGAATCAGGCTGAGATCGCCCGCAGTCAGGCGCGCAGTGTTGAGCGCTCTCACGACGAAGCGCTCAGTGGCCACGTGCTTTCGCCTGAGCGCCCTGCTGCTTCGGGCGGCTTCATGGCGATGCAGACCTCTGTATCGATAACAAGTCCGCTGCCTCCGCCGGAAATGGTGGAGGGCTACGGCAACATCGATCCCAGCTTTCCCGCGAGACTGATGGAGATGGTGGAGGGGCAGGCCAAGCATCGTCAGGGTCTGGAACGCTGGGCAGTTATCGGTGAGGTCATCAACCACAACGTTGCTACCCTCTGCGGCGCAGCCGTTGCCTTGTTTGGACTTTATGCCTCATGGCAAATGGGGATTGCTGGGAAACAGACCGCCGCAAGCATCGTTGGTGGCACGACGGTCGTAATGCTTACAAGCATCTTCTTTTACGGTCGACGCCAGAAGCGGGTGGAGCAACCTCAGCCTCCTCAACGTAGTAGCAAGCAGCCTCGCCAATGA